From Candoia aspera isolate rCanAsp1 chromosome 8, rCanAsp1.hap2, whole genome shotgun sequence, a single genomic window includes:
- the C8H4orf54 gene encoding uncharacterized protein C4orf54 homolog, producing MEMLSKLPAEQIIIQKENAGKSNSQMIKYHPQEPSISSAKESKYVEIYNFPGGREDSPQTLKLNLAQDGSKVAFIRPKNGPCGISEVNRLANKILADKAANQESPDYTSKMEGTPSPMGMKADEVGERITGISSEESENTLSPSISNIQLYTHGCPESSSSSCPSPIKKTGSFPKADDLERGGKTSSSFGYDSDEDDEADCKEICLSHERGRCRHASQLSQSQPSYTSENNNSNNDEAHYITTHEIQLSEVDHDMDFDYGLASRWDFEDNNVIYSFVDYASFGSEETLADTQTEEDNSCYLSTTTSDPNNQTDSIDNTSSTEIVSINSENDTPSTDKCASSEESQSKNLCNMSENSAGQILLSIKPTSRAINEPSNQHEKQNIIYAAKHESDMSLCVSTAHERNSSFKQDVFHDYAKKFIAVPARLQTRCGAIKARELGGYSSGASSVVSELDDADKEVRSLTARAFRSLAYPYFDTLNLSSRESSTSLSDHNLGINQWSTYLDLKCSSLGQKAEQNLFKSSAASAGWKRSSGTKTSSDHFYIHSNKSQTKALEFVVSKLDGEITHVETPPCFEKQVQSGSRVVTLLETLNFSSNINAGVPRPAKPSENAAVGSSCTDEVTETLPKEQGNEICKQTRVVAETMEGMQKSKFASSLLKNVISKKMQREHEFKMERGEITDTTYSGMSNSSSAKEVDSTAKEKLKNGGLQRQNSRYSEGSSDCTIVTADDLGEFLESKSPTSKPSTPREATVSLNRTLSETFLEEACKIKRSASETLKATFLRSQNSAFRTWKEKEAEKKEEKVPVGKLKIGSKGDWKADMGEITASKAIKMSRLFVPNIQQTTKDNTNLHVTKYSSATTAAAAIATTMIKPKPPEIKISLGSVEQNKDHPFNIAKLLTPKIAGNTPSFFKTAPCQQQKQIKGETMDKLPQFQVRDIRENKSKVQGPIHQVRDVRKLIKSSYGLESGDNHSDRGSVNSDQGTFDQKPKQLMSTGIPRSLSPMVITCQAVSNSKEDKKPNKSSEMGAKVNNGGKRLPSNQEGTILVHRTSGRLPVATIAPNKSDPRQPAVLKIVSKTSVPWRQQSHPPQQSVITEKSSKVGPLVVDGEELPKEEVTKASVSTNHQALEKLTAAVRSMEELYSFSKNEWKRKSDPLPIIDSHVLSLIASEERTMGTMNSAREESMTVAKAEDQEAAQTVGLTTSPSRSAPERQPRGRFSNPTKNVEKVSAKTAAFESLALAREQTRGSGIYRESASGTTGPAERGRVPVVPRTTFTFSAQAQKAKHQPLAPSPPSPPRGLKGQARPRTIKLFGRRLGSLVEPDKGRKAIVPDCGNYLAISLKESSVEQPGSAAAGAGEGAGGFVEAASPAAAQPLSLGQSLAGSNPNKAPQQQPAEERSGPTTATTQPQPLAQLQPSLPPPTQLPGTPAAAPPMEMSPAHIFPQALSLAAAAAALTGAAQPATPLLCFSPPMPAEPAAFPPPQTQRKVLLDLSTGQCYLVDAPLQPQPQPQKRRLFDPETGQYVEVPLPASAPPPPLAPLTIPMSSLALGAAAGTYGAPAAAYMFYPGFLPALLSASALQGQLAQQPGGELGAAAASFRGAASPAAESPYYMPTGTQQQQQPCPQAGPGDGKAPLISIISQPLGPRIIAPPSFDGTTMRFVLEHR from the coding sequence ATGGAAATGCTTTCAAAACTGCCTGCTGAACAGATAATTATTCAAAAAGAGAATGCTGGAAAAAGCAACAGCCAAATGATCAAGTATCATCCTCAAGAGCCATCAATTTCCTCAGCCAAGGAATCAAAATATGTGGAGATTTACAATTTCCCTGGAGGGAGAGAAGATAGTCCCCAGACTCTAAAACTGAATCTAGCACAGGATGGAAGTAAAGTGGCTTTTATCAGACCCAAAAATGGACCTTGCGGGATCAGTGAGGTTAACAGATTGGCTAACAAAATCTTGGCAGACAAAGCTGCGAATCAAGAATCCCCAGATTATACATCTAAAATGGAAGGCACTCCTTCCCCCATGGGGATGAAAGCTGATGAGGTTGGGGAAAGGATCACTGGCATCAGCTCAGAAGAGTCTGAGAACACTCTGTCCCCTAGTATCTCCAACATTCAGCTTTACACACATGGCTGCCCagaatcatcttcatcatcttgtCCCTCACCAATAAAAAAGACAGGGAGTTTTCCAAAAGCGGATGACttagaaagagggggaaaaacctCCTCCTCATTTGGGTATGACAGCGATGAAGATGATGAAGCAGACTGCAAAGAAATCTGTCTGAGCCATGAAAGAGGAAGATGCAGGCATGCTTCACAGCTATCGCAGTCACAACCCAGCTATACCAGTGAaaacaacaatagtaataatgATGAGGCACATTATATTACCACCCATGAAATCCAGCTTAGTGAAGTAGACCATGACATGGATTTTGACTATGGATTAGCTTCTCGATGGGactttgaggacaacaatgtaaTTTATTCCTTTGTGGATTACGCTTCCTTTGGGAGTGAAGAGACTCTTGCAGACACACAAACAGAAGAGGATAATAGCTGTTATCTCAGCACAACCACCAGTGATCCTAATAATCAGACAGACAGTATTGATAATACCAGCAGTACAGAGATAGTCAGCATTAATTCTGAAAATGATACCCCAAGCACAGACAAATGCGCCAGCTCGGAAGAAAGTCAGTCCAAGAACCTCTGCAACATGAGTGAGAATTCTGCAGGCCAGATACTCCTATCAATCAAACCAACTTCCAGGGCTATAAATGAGCCTAGCAACCAGCACGAAAAGCAAAACATTATTTATGCTGCCAAGCATGAAAGCGACATGAGCCTCTGTGTCTCCACAGCTCATGAACGAAATTCAAGTTTCAAACAAGATGTGTTTCATGACTATGCAAAAAAATTTATTGCAGTTCCTGCACGCTTGCAAACAAGGTGCGGAGCCATAAAAGCAAGAGAATTGGGTGGATATTCAAGTGGTGCCTCCAGCGTGGTAAGTGAGTTGGATGATGCAGATAAAGAAGTAAGAAGCCTGACAGCAAGGGCATTTCGGAGCTTAGCTTATCCCTACTTTGATACCCTGAACTTGAGTTCCAGAGAGTCTTCCACATCTCTTTCAGATCACAATCTAGGAATCAACCAGTGGTCAACTTACTTGGATTTAAAGTGCAGCAGCCTTGGACAGAAAGCAGAGCAGAATCTTTTCAAAAGCAGCGCTGCGTCTGCTGGATGGAAAAGAAGCTCTGGGACTAAGACATCCAGTGACCATTTCTACATTCACTCCAATAAGTCACAGACCAAAGCATTGGAATTTGTTGTCAGTAAACTTGATGGAGAGATAACGCACGTTGAAACACCACCTTGCTTTGAAAAACAGGTCCAGTCAGGCTCCCGAGTTGTTACTTTGCTGGAGACTTTGAATTTCAGCAGCAATATTAATGCAGGTGTCCCCAGACCTGCTAAaccttctgaaaatgctgctgttgGGTCAAGTTGCACAGATGAAGTTACAGAAACACTGCCAAAGGAGCAGGGCAATGAAATCTGCAAACAAACTCGAGTGGTTGCAGAAACCATGGAAGGAATGCAGAAGTCAAAATTTGCATCTAGCCTCCtcaaaaatgttatttcaaagaaaatgcaACGGGAACATGAGTTCAAAATGGAAAGGGGAGAGATCACAGACACCACATACTCTGGTATGTCAAATTCCTCATCTGCTAAAGAGGTAGATAGCACTGCCAAAGAGAAGTTAAAGAATGGGGGGTTGCAGAGACAAAATTCAAGATATTCAGAAGGCAGCTCTGATTGCACTATTGTAACAGCAGATGATTTGGGGGAGTTTTTGGAAAGCAAGTCACCAACCTCCAAGCCCTCTACTCCCCGGGAGGCCACTGTTAGCCTAAATCGAACCCTTTCGGAAACATTTTTAGAAGAGGCATGTAAAATAAAACGAAGTGCCTCTGAAACGCTCAAGGCAACTTTCCTCCGTAGCCAGAACAGTGCGTTTAGaacatggaaagaaaaagaagcagagaaaaaagaagaaaaagttcctGTGGGAAAACTGAAAATTGGATCTAAAGGTGATTGGAAGGCTGATATGGGAGAAATCACAGCTAGCAAAGCAATTAAAATGTCTCGTCTTTTTGTCCCAAATATTCAACAAACAACCAAAGATAATACTAACTTGCATGTAACTAAATACTCCTCAGCAACTACTGCAGCAGCTGCTATTGCCACTACAATGATAAAGCCCAAACCTCCAGAGATCAAGATAAGTTTGGGAAGTGTGGAGCAGAACAAAGATCACCCTTTCAATATTGCTAAGCTTCTCACCCCCAAGATAGCTGGAAATACCCCCAGTTTTTTCAAGACAGCTCCATGTCAAcaacaaaagcaaataaaagggGAGACTATGGACAAACTGCCTCAATTTCAGGTACGTGATATAAGAGAAAATAAGTCTAAAGTCCAAGGGCCTATACATCAGGTGAGAGATGTCAGGAAATTAATCAAAAGTAGTTATGGTCTTGAGTCAGGGGATAACCACAGTGACAGAGGTAGTGTTAACTCTGATCAGGGAACTTTTGACCAGAAACCCAAACAGCTGATGTCAACAGGCATTCCTAGGTCTCTGTCTCCCATGGTGATAACTTGTCAGGCAGTAAGTAACAGTAAAGAGGACAAGAAGCCCAACAAATCTTCTGAGATGGGGGCCAAAGTAAATAATGGAGGCAAGAGGCTGCCTTCCAACCAAGAAGGAACCATCCTGGTGCACAGGACCTCAGGAAGGCTGCCAGTAGCCACCATTGCTCCCAACAAGAGTGACCCTCGCCAGCCTGCTGTACTGAAGATAGTCTCCAAAACATCTGTGCCCTGGAGGCAGCAGTCACACCCACCACAACAGTCAGTGATAACTGAGAAAAGCAGTAAGGTGGGACCACTGGTGGTAGATGGAGAAGAACTTCCCAAAgaagaggtgaccaaggcatctGTCTCAACAAACCATCAGGCACTGGAAAAACTCACAGCAGCAGTCCGGAGCATGGAAGAGCTATACAGTTTCAGTAAAAATGAGTGGAAACGAAAGAGTGACCCATTACCGATAATTGACAGTCATGTCCTGTCTCTCATTGCCAGCGAGGAGCGAACCATGGGAACCATGAACAGTGCTAGGGAAGAATCAATgacagttgccaaggctgaggaccAGGAGGCAGCTCAGACGGTGGGATTAACAACTTCTCCCAGCAGATCAGCCCCAGAGCGCCAACCCCGTGGCAGATTCTCCAACCCAACCAAGAACGTAGAGAAGGTCTCAGCCAAGACAGCGGCCTTTGAGAGCCTGGCCCTGGCCCGAGAGCAGACACGTGGTTCAGGCATCTACCGGGAATCCGCATCAGGAACCACTGGGCCTGCTGAGAGGGGCAGAGTCCCTGTGGTCCCCCGCACCACCTTCACCTTCAGTGCTCAGGCCCAGAAGGCCAAGCATCAACCTCTGGCACCTTCACCTCCTTCCCCTCCTCGAGGCCTCAAAGGCCAGGCCAGGCCTCGCACCATCAAGCTCTTTGGCCGCCGATTGGGGAGTCTGGTGGAGCCAGACAAGGGCCGCAAGGCCATCGTTCCCGACTGCGGTAACTACTTGGCCATCTCTCTCAAAGAGTCGTCGGTGGAGCAACCAGGATCGGCCGCCGCAGGTGCAGGAGAAGGAGCAGGAGGCTTCGTGGAGGCTGCCTCGCCCGCTGCCGCCCAGCCTCTCAGCCTGGGCCAGTCCCTGGCAGGCTCCAACCCCAACAAGGCGCCCCAGCAGCAGCCCGCGGAGGAGCGCTCTGGCCCCACCACAGCCACCACTCAGCCTCAGCCTCTGGCCCAGCTGCAGCCGTCCTTGCCGCCGCCGACACAGCTCCCGGGGACGCCAGCGGCGGCTCCCCCGATGGAAATGTCTCCGGCGCACATCTTCCCCCAGGCTCTGTCCCtcgcagcggcggcggcggccctgACAGGAGCCGCTCAGCCGGCGACGCCTTTGCTGTGCTTCTCGCCGCCCATGCCCGCCGAGCCCGCCGCCTTCCCGCCGCCTCAGACGCAGCGCAAGGTGCTGCTCGACCTCAGCACGGGCCAGTGCTACTTAGTAGACGCCCCGCTGCAGCCACAGCCCCAGCCGCAGAAGCGGCGCCTCTTCGACCCCGAAACGGGGCAGTACGTGGAGGTGCCCTTGCCCGCCtcggcgccgccgccgcccctgGCCCCCTTGACCATCCCCATGTCCTCCCTGGCGCTGGGAGCGGCCGCGGGAACCTACGGCGCCCCGGCCGCAGCCTACATGTTCTACCCGGGCTTCCTGCCGGCCCTCCTGTCCGCCAGCGCCCTGCAAGGACAGCTCGCCCAGCAGCCCGGCGGTGAGCTTGGGGCCGCGGCTGCCTCGTTCAGGGGCGCCGCCAGCCCCGCGGCAGAAAGTCCGTATTACATGCCAACGGgcacgcagcagcagcagcagccatgcCCACAAGCGGGTCCCGGCGACGGGAAAGCGCCGCTCATCAGCATCATCTCGCAGCCGCTGGGCCCCAGGATCATCGCGCCTCCGTCCTTCGACGGCACCACCATGCGCTTCGTCCTGGAGCACCGGTGA